ATTCGCTTCTGCAATATGCATCCGGAATGATTTTAAGAATACAGTCTCATCTTGTACAGAAATGCCGCATTCTTTTGTCAGTCCCACACCGTATTCCATCAGATCAATGGATTCTGTTGGAAGGTCGCGCAGAACGTAGGTTTCAAAATTTACTTCTTCCGGCTCTACTTCGAGAACATCTGTAATAATTGTCTGTACCTGATTAAAAATGGACATCTCAAAATCCTTATTTACAAGCGGTCAAGCCGCCATCCATTGTAATAGAAGTGCCGTTAATCATCCGTGCATCATCGCTAAGTAAAAATGCCACAGTCCAAGCGGCTTCGCCCGAAGAAACAGCACGTTTAGCAGGGCTGCGCGTTACAGCCTGTGGGTTGTTTTCGATAAATTTGTTGCCTCTGCCACTCTGCACATATCCAAGTCGCAACGAGCAACTTGTCACACCGCGTCCGCCAAGCTCAACGCCAAGGTTCTGATACAGAGCCTCGCCCGCAAGCTTAGATGCTGCGTAAAATCCTTGTCCCGAGTTCGGAAGCGCGGCAGCAGTTGAAGAAATAAACACACAGCGACCAAATCTGTTTGCCAACATCATTCTTGAAATATGTCGCAGGCAGATAGCCCTGCCGGTAATGTTGATTTCCATGTACTGGGCAATATCAGCAGGGTCAGCGCCTGCAATAAATGCTTCAAAGTCACTCTGCATGCAGTCCACAAGATAGTCGGGTGAATCGATGGTACCAAGCGCAGCATCAACAGTCGTCCCAGTGTCAAGAATAGCGCTTCGAGCAATCTTTTCTAAATTGAGTTCAAGTATAGTGGCAGCAGGAAAGGCTGATGTAATGCGGCTGATTCCATTTTCTGAACATGCAGAAAGGGTTAATCGGAGACCTGCGTCAGATAATATTTTTGCAACCGCCATTCCCAAGTCTGACGACGCGCCAAGGATACACGCATGGTTTCCCGAAAGCTGTATTGGAATGCTATGCATCTTTTTCTCCATCCCTCTGTACTAGTATCCGTCCCGTCACAGCCTTCTTTCCATCCTTCAACAACGTACAGGCAAAACCAAAAGGTTTTGGTTCAATGGAATACGCATACGCATCAGGCGTGACAAACAATTTGAAGCGAAACTTACTCACGCTCAACACCGCATCCGGCATACGCTCGCGCAGCACGCTTACAAAGCTATGAATGATAAGCGTACCCGGAATCACAGGGCTGTCTGGAAAATGATCCGCCAACGCTGGTTCGTCAGCAGGGAATGTAAATGTACCTGTAATGTGGTTCATCATGTTTCTTGTTTTGCCTCTGGTAAGCCTTCGGCGACTCTCCGAGGGGGAAGGGCTCTGCCCTCCACCCGCAAGGGGGACGCCCCCTTGACCGCGATTAGGGCTGACTTTTTTGTGCGGGTACACACAGGTTCTTAAGCTTATGAATACTCAACGGATTACTTAGTCATAATAAAAGTCTTTTGAAAGGTGGCTGTAGGATAGTCAGTTTATTCCGCCATCTCGGGACTCTTTGCCTCGAACTAAATGATGCCACGCTAGAATGCCCAAG
This Halodesulfovibrio sp. MK-HDV DNA region includes the following protein-coding sequences:
- a CDS encoding acyl carrier protein, translated to MSIFNQVQTIITDVLEVEPEEVNFETYVLRDLPTESIDLMEYGVGLTKECGISVQDETVFLKSFRMHIAEANDKGLVPATHLVSIYPHLTPARVDEMLHTINEGPVLQVRDIVAYVEHAKRA
- a CDS encoding SDR family NAD(P)-dependent oxidoreductase, translating into MHSIPIQLSGNHACILGASSDLGMAVAKILSDAGLRLTLSACSENGISRITSAFPAATILELNLEKIARSAILDTGTTVDAALGTIDSPDYLVDCMQSDFEAFIAGADPADIAQYMEINITGRAICLRHISRMMLANRFGRCVFISSTAAALPNSGQGFYAASKLAGEALYQNLGVELGGRGVTSCSLRLGYVQSGRGNKFIENNPQAVTRSPAKRAVSSGEAAWTVAFLLSDDARMINGTSITMDGGLTACK